The window ACTTTTACCGTTTTAAATCTGAAGCCTCAGATAGCTTTTTGAGCTTTGCTTCCTGTCTCCCTTAGCAAAAACGATATCAAAATTGCCAAAACAATTCCGCCTATCCAGAAAAATAAAGAATTCTGAAAATGAAGATTGGGATCAGACAAACCGAGACTTTTCCCAAAATAATGACTGAAAACAGGGCTCAATAATGTCGTCACTCCAAAAGTTATAAAATTGATTGCTCCTGTAGAGCTTCCTTTTACATAATCCGGATTGGCCTCCTTTATAACAGAATACGGAATCATCGCTGCACCAGAACCAATTCCTAAAATAAACATCGTGATTTTAGCCGAGAATAAATCTGGCAGAAAAATCAACTGCAACAAGCTTATAATCATTAAGACAGCTCCTCCCACCAAGACTGGCTTTCGTTTACCTATTTTATCTGTAATAAAGCCTAATAACGGGCATCCAAAAACCCATCCAAAAGCTACCATTCCACTTGTTACTGCTGCATCATGAAAGGCAAACTGTTTATCTTTTTCGAAAAAAGCAACCGCCCACGTCATTGCAAAAATAGTGGTCGGAGCAAATAACAATCCCGAAATTAAACCACAAAGCCACGACTGAGGATTTTTGAAAACAATTTTGTAGGTCTCGAAGTATCCTAATTTATTAGAGCT is drawn from Chryseobacterium muglaense and contains these coding sequences:
- a CDS encoding MFS transporter, with the translated sequence MMSNSLKKLYIIAWVFGLVFYFLDYVIRSAPAVMLPQLTRHFNTDNLELVWIIGTYYYTYSTCSLLAGIALDKFGGKKSLFVGTLILGIGALLFLISSQFAGISGRLLQGAGCAFAFPGCVYLASKGFSSKSLATAIGFTQCLGMLGGASGQFVVGPLVESGMNINTFWLWSGIFTIITAFALYFVIPKENTDKETEDSSNKLGYFETYKIVFKNPQSWLCGLISGLLFAPTTIFAMTWAVAFFEKDKQFAFHDAAVTSGMVAFGWVFGCPLLGFITDKIGKRKPVLVGGAVLMIISLLQLIFLPDLFSAKITMFILGIGSGAAMIPYSVIKEANPDYVKGSSTGAINFITFGVTTLLSPVFSHYFGKSLGLSDPNLHFQNSLFFWIGGIVLAILISFLLRETGSKAQKAI